From Fibrobacterota bacterium, the proteins below share one genomic window:
- a CDS encoding ThuA domain-containing protein: MEKGHKRNWPIAIFAFILIAQDAPARLQMVLHYYKTGYKEWAGGVAACRAALDSLGNEYHFTVKHSADTNDLIKVADYDLVVFDNATDAGGVTGVPGAPQMALRKYMEAGGKFLAFGAAADHRGKWDWYDTVLFSGARFQSFGLDNWAGLYRPFPPPSGWDPELLGMWGFLRDSLKIPVDSVLVGSAVAHLNIDIAAAPGIKVLQEVRGANAWNTYGEGFTWTRQFPAHGGRMLYTALGHQANDWTDNGAWLRKATYGYMKYLMGDFIIDLALAPPGIHARGSRLEVRRDRRGSLRVTDVRGRLVPSAPF; encoded by the coding sequence ATGGAAAAAGGTCATAAGCGGAATTGGCCCATCGCGATTTTCGCGTTCATTTTGATCGCCCAGGATGCGCCCGCGCGCCTCCAGATGGTGCTGCATTATTACAAGACCGGCTATAAGGAGTGGGCCGGCGGGGTGGCCGCCTGCCGGGCCGCCTTGGACAGCTTGGGGAACGAGTACCACTTCACGGTCAAGCATAGCGCGGATACCAACGATTTGATCAAGGTGGCGGATTACGACCTGGTCGTATTCGACAATGCCACCGATGCGGGAGGGGTAACCGGCGTTCCGGGCGCCCCCCAGATGGCATTAAGGAAATACATGGAGGCGGGCGGAAAGTTCCTGGCTTTCGGCGCCGCCGCCGATCACCGCGGCAAATGGGACTGGTACGATACGGTCTTGTTCAGCGGCGCGCGGTTCCAGAGTTTCGGCTTGGACAATTGGGCCGGCTTGTACAGGCCTTTCCCGCCCCCGTCGGGCTGGGATCCGGAGTTGCTCGGCATGTGGGGATTCCTCCGGGATTCCCTGAAAATCCCCGTGGATTCCGTTTTGGTCGGATCGGCCGTCGCGCATCTCAACATCGATATCGCGGCGGCGCCGGGAATAAAGGTCCTCCAGGAAGTGCGAGGCGCCAACGCCTGGAACACGTACGGGGAGGGATTTACCTGGACCAGGCAATTCCCCGCCCATGGCGGCCGCATGCTGTATACCGCGTTAGGCCACCAGGCCAACGATTGGACCGATAACGGCGCCTGGCTCAGGAAGGCCACCTACGGATACATGAAATACCTGATGGGAGATTTCATCATCGACCTGGCTCTCGCACCGCCCGGCATCCATGCCAGGGGATCGAGGCTGGAAGTCCGCCGGGATCGCAGAGGTAGCTTGCGTGTTACGGATGTCCGGGGGCGGCTGGTGCCTTCCGCCCCATTCTAA